One window of the Colletotrichum lupini chromosome 9, complete sequence genome contains the following:
- a CDS encoding TAM domain methyltransferase — translation MLPETLIRLLEVGDDYPEAEIIGLDLSPIQPEYVPPNVHFTVDDVEADWLHAPNSVDYVHVRNMAPALKDWPRLLSQAYRALKPGGWFEMQDLVFDFLCDDGTVTETYKPREAMRYLTEALATFDVDVNIARNFAGYLESAGFTNQIHDMRKVPVGTWPKDPDLSAIGDYCRAVNYDSLGAITNLPFTRGLGWSRLRVEVFLIEVRKDLLNNSFHPYHYYHSYSSQKPLQQKE, via the exons ATGCTACCAGAGACGCTAATAAGGCTGCTCGAAGTGGGTGACGACTACCCAGAGGCCGAGATTATCGGCCTAGATTTAAGTCCCATCCAGCCTGAATATGTACCTCCAAACGTACATTTTACAGTCGATGATGTTGAAGCAGACTGGCTGCATGCACCCAACTCAGTTGACTATGTTCACGTGAGGAACATGGCGCCAGCCCTCAAAGATTGGCCAAGGCTTTTGTCACAAGCGTACAG GGCTCTCAAACCTGGGGGCTGGTTTGAGATGCAAGATCTAGTTTTCGACTTTCTCTGTGACGATGGTACAGTCACGGAGACATACAAGCCACGAGAGGCAATGCGCTACTTGACAGAGGCTTTGGCCACTTTCGACGTGGATGTCAACATCGCCAGAAACTTTGCAGGTTACTTGGAATCAGCAGGCTTTACGAATCAAATTCATGACATGAGAAAGGTACCCGTGGGAACATGGCCGAAAGATCCGGACTTGAGTGCCATTGGAGACTACTGCCGCGCGGTTAACTACGATTCGCTTGGAGCAATCACAAACTTACCTTTCACGAGGGGCTTAGGCTGGTCTAGGCTACGAGTAGAAGTGTTTTTGATTGAAGTGCGCAAAGACTTGCTCAATAACTCATTCCATCCATATCACTACTATCACTCTTACTCTAGTCAAAAGCCTCTGCAGCAAAAGGAATGA